The Candidatus Margulisiibacteriota bacterium genome contains a region encoding:
- a CDS encoding FtsQ-type POTRA domain-containing protein produces the protein MKARSRKKRSRFRAIAALFFLLALTGIGYYGFSLSIWNIQEIAVEGTSMISPQELRELSGLPIGQNLFFANFRPARDRLNQVGALKQSRISRRPPATVLISVEERQPVAILVIDGRFTIVDREGIILNNEPDLNLHLANSVELPVISGLGTIEISWNRRITPKLAYLINDTVVELAHLLGSRRINLEVGSYRRISILLDDVLRINLGQDTLIKTKIAVVKRLLPLIGGRWNEVEYIDVRFPETPVIKYKK, from the coding sequence TTGAAAGCGCGTTCTAGGAAAAAGCGGTCCCGTTTTCGGGCGATCGCCGCCCTGTTTTTCCTGCTCGCCCTGACCGGTATTGGCTACTATGGCTTCTCTCTTTCCATTTGGAATATCCAGGAAATCGCGGTCGAAGGGACCAGCATGATCAGTCCGCAGGAACTGCGCGAACTAAGCGGCCTGCCGATCGGCCAAAACCTTTTCTTTGCCAATTTTCGCCCCGCCAGAGACCGGCTCAACCAGGTTGGCGCCCTAAAACAATCCCGGATCAGCCGACGCCCTCCGGCCACCGTCTTGATCTCCGTGGAAGAGCGCCAGCCGGTCGCGATCCTGGTAATTGACGGGCGATTCACGATCGTCGACCGGGAAGGGATCATCCTGAACAATGAACCCGACCTGAACCTTCATCTGGCAAATAGCGTCGAACTTCCGGTCATTTCCGGATTGGGGACCATTGAGATCTCCTGGAACCGGCGGATCACGCCAAAACTTGCCTACTTAATAAACGATACGGTCGTTGAGCTCGCCCATCTTCTCGGCTCCAGGCGGATCAACCTGGAGGTCGGCAGTTATCGCCGGATCAGCATCCTGCTCGACGACGTCCTCCGGATAAACCTTGGCCAGGACACGCTGATCAAGACCAAGATCGCCGTCGTCAAACGACTTCTCCCGCTGATCGGCGGGCGCTGGAACGAAGTTGAATATATTGACGTCCGTTTCCCGGAAACACCGGTCATTAAATATAAAAAATAA
- the ftsZ gene encoding cell division protein FtsZ, giving the protein MGGQGFATIKVFGVGGGGTNAVNRMISSGVVGVEFWAANTDLQALSVSLADHKLQLGAKLTRGLGAGANPEVGQKAAEESRDDVKLALQGADMVFLTAGMGGGTGTGASPIIAEVAKELGCLTIGVVTRPFRFEGPVRNSQAESGIALLKEKVDALIVIPNDKLLQVVERKTSIIEAFKIADDVLRQGVKGISDLITVPGLINLDFADVRTIMFEAGSAMMGIGSGSGENRAVEAAEKAIASPLLEETITGAKGIIFNVTGGSDLTLYEVNEAAEVIYNAGDPDANIIFGATIDEKLQGEVLVTVIATGFKSVQNREKESVSFIRPRQNQAIQPKPTADSHKDDIELPPFMR; this is encoded by the coding sequence ATGGGCGGTCAAGGCTTCGCGACGATCAAGGTTTTTGGGGTTGGCGGCGGCGGAACTAATGCTGTCAACCGGATGATCAGCAGCGGCGTAGTTGGCGTCGAATTTTGGGCAGCCAACACCGACCTGCAAGCCTTGAGCGTTTCTCTGGCCGATCACAAACTTCAACTGGGAGCCAAATTAACCAGGGGTCTTGGGGCCGGCGCCAACCCTGAAGTCGGCCAGAAGGCGGCGGAAGAAAGCCGCGACGACGTCAAGCTCGCCCTGCAGGGGGCCGACATGGTCTTCTTGACCGCCGGAATGGGGGGCGGGACCGGAACCGGCGCCTCGCCGATCATTGCTGAAGTCGCCAAAGAACTGGGCTGCTTGACCATTGGAGTCGTGACCAGGCCGTTCCGCTTCGAGGGTCCGGTCCGTAATTCCCAGGCCGAATCAGGGATCGCCCTCCTCAAGGAAAAAGTTGACGCCCTGATCGTCATTCCCAACGACAAACTCCTTCAGGTGGTCGAGAGAAAAACATCGATCATCGAAGCGTTCAAGATCGCCGACGACGTTCTCCGCCAGGGGGTAAAAGGGATCTCCGACCTGATCACTGTTCCCGGGCTGATCAACCTTGATTTCGCTGACGTTCGGACCATTATGTTCGAAGCCGGTTCCGCCATGATGGGGATCGGCAGCGGCAGCGGCGAGAACCGGGCGGTTGAAGCGGCCGAAAAAGCGATCGCCTCTCCTCTGCTTGAAGAAACGATCACCGGAGCTAAAGGGATCATCTTTAACGTTACCGGCGGCTCTGACCTGACTCTATATGAGGTCAACGAAGCGGCCGAGGTTATCTACAATGCCGGCGACCCCGACGCCAATATTATCTTTGGCGCGACTATCGACGAGAAGCTCCAGGGGGAAGTATTAGTTACGGTCATAGCTACCGGTTTCAAGTCGGTCCAAAACCGGGAAAAAGAGAGCGTCTCGTTCATCCGGCCGAGGCAGAACCAGGCGATCCAGCCAAAACCAACCGCAGACAGCCACAAAGACGACATTGAGCTCCCGCCCTTTATGCGCTAG
- a CDS encoding MarC family protein — MELFFFPFLKSLIALFIITDSPGNLPFFMGLTEGLSVKEKRSVFASSILTGFIILILFLLAGTAVFELFGITLDDFRIAGGILLFWIAIEIMLRGRINFEHKEDVGIVPLGCPLLVGPGAITASLVMFKTYGYLVAFSAISACFVLIWIVLHYADEIYGFLGKNGSLILTKISAILIAAIAIQFVREGIFGIFKLF; from the coding sequence ATGGAGCTTTTCTTTTTTCCTTTTTTAAAATCATTAATCGCGCTTTTTATTATCACCGACTCCCCGGGCAATCTCCCCTTTTTTATGGGACTTACGGAAGGGTTGAGCGTCAAAGAAAAACGGTCAGTTTTTGCCTCTTCTATCCTGACCGGTTTTATTATTTTGATACTTTTTCTCCTGGCCGGGACCGCGGTCTTTGAGCTTTTTGGTATTACGCTCGACGACTTCCGGATCGCCGGCGGCATTCTTCTTTTCTGGATCGCAATTGAAATAATGCTGCGCGGGCGGATCAACTTCGAACACAAAGAAGACGTCGGGATCGTTCCGCTCGGCTGCCCGCTGCTGGTGGGCCCAGGCGCGATCACCGCTTCTCTGGTCATGTTCAAAACATACGGCTATCTGGTCGCTTTCAGCGCGATCTCCGCTTGTTTTGTCCTGATCTGGATCGTGCTTCATTACGCCGACGAGATCTATGGTTTTCTGGGGAAGAACGGGTCATTGATCCTGACCAAAATTTCCGCTATCCTGATCGCCGCCATCGCGATCCAGTTCGTTCGCGAAGGGATCTTTGGGATCTTCAAGCTCTTTTAA
- a CDS encoding dual specificity protein phosphatase family protein: MILIIKRVVLIAALIFLSAFLAFADPSICQKFPGGKVSGRGPFPYNCRLIDGHIWAGGHPLSPKKFDNSDGQVLSIMKFLKEMGVKDVVDLENSSAAQKRYGKLLAKAGLNRLHIPMSSSKVPTKDEWSKIKEKMKGPVYLHCRWGADRTGAVVARYLIEDCGYSTVEAWRAVISGGSHAGALGGLKRSPEYRNLILFISPQAAGNKVFKEYF, from the coding sequence GTGATTTTAATTATTAAACGAGTTGTTTTAATAGCCGCATTAATTTTCTTGTCCGCTTTTTTAGCTTTTGCCGATCCATCAATCTGTCAGAAATTCCCTGGCGGTAAAGTTTCCGGTCGGGGGCCTTTCCCTTATAACTGCCGCTTGATCGATGGGCATATCTGGGCTGGCGGACACCCTTTGAGCCCCAAAAAGTTCGACAATAGCGATGGTCAGGTTTTATCGATCATGAAGTTTCTAAAAGAGATGGGGGTTAAGGACGTTGTTGATCTGGAAAACTCCTCAGCCGCCCAAAAAAGATACGGGAAACTTCTGGCAAAAGCTGGATTGAACCGCTTACATATTCCGATGAGCTCCTCCAAGGTCCCGACCAAAGACGAATGGTCGAAGATTAAGGAAAAAATGAAAGGACCGGTTTATCTCCATTGCCGCTGGGGGGCCGACCGGACCGGCGCGGTCGTCGCCCGCTACTTGATCGAAGACTGCGGTTATTCGACCGTAGAGGCCTGGCGGGCGGTAATTAGCGGAGGCAGCCATGCTGGAGCGCTTGGAGGGTTGAAAAGAAGCCCGGAATACCGCAATTTAATTTTATTTATTTCACCTCAAGCGGCTGGCAACAAAGTATTTAAGGAATATTTTTAA